DNA sequence from the Callospermophilus lateralis isolate mCalLat2 chromosome 2, mCalLat2.hap1, whole genome shotgun sequence genome:
GCCCCGCCGTGGGCGCGGGGCCGGTTCGCCCCTCAGTGGACTCCAAGTCTCTTGGCTCCTGATCTTTGCCAGGTGTTCTGGGAACCACTGTGGGGCACGGGTGGCAGAGAAGTCAGCCCACCCGAGGTGGCAGGGCCTAGATGCCCACCCCTGGCCTGCAGTGTTTTCCCCACCCCACTTTTTCCGGGTGAATTAGAAAACTCACTGAAGAAAAAGGACCGTGAGTGACCGGGTGGGGTAGAGTGGAGAAAATGGGCATTGGTCAGATAGCCTGCTGCATCCGGCCGTCCGCCTCCGGGACCGTGCCCCGCTGACCCCCTTCCTGGCCGTCCGAGACCAACACCACCCCTTGGTAGCTCTGACCCAGTGTTCCCACGTGCCACCGACGGCACACTTGACTTGTTCGTTTGTGAGTTAGATACTCTTATTTCCCATCTTTCTTGCCCTCTTTCAGAGGAGAGGACAGTGGCTCACAAGTGTAAGTTCTTGCCCAAATGCACAGCTGACAGCAGATCTGGGATCCACCTAAGGCCCTCTGACCTGGGGTGGGAGGTGCAGGCTGAGCACCCTCATTGGAAGTCTGAAACTGGAAGTGCTGTGAGATCCAAAATGTTTTGAGAAGCCACAAATGGAAATTTTCATGCACAAAGTTATTTACAATGTTGTATAGAGTTACCTTCAGGTTTACATACGAAGCATAGATATGAGAACAAGAATTTCATGTGTGTACTTGGGTCTTCCCCAAGATACCTTATGACACTTGTGCAGGTACTCAGAAATCAGATAAGGTTTTTGCCCTACACTGCCTTTTCGAAGGAGTCCACTCTGAGCAGCCCCTCTCCATTCTCCCCTTTGGCTTGCTGGGGTGCCAGGAGTAAGAGACCAGTGTATACCTAGGGTCCCTCAGCCCCTGGGCCTGGGAGTTTAGTGCTTCAGGGACACTCTGCAGACTACTGGCTGTGGCCTGGAATCAATGGATCAGTCAGTCTACCGGACAGTGTATAAACAGGTGACACGGTGGGTGCACTGCGCTTTTGAGGGCTGTCGGTTAGAATTTCATACACACACAGTGTTGGACAAACAGAAAGGATcagaaaaatgatattttcaaggATATTTAGCAATGAGGAAAGTGTTGATAAAGGACAGCCTCAAAAATAGACTCAGTACCTTTTTAGATGACACGTGTATGTCTGTGTTTGATATTAACTGTAGTCTTATAATTACTGTGGTGGAGGAAACATACCAGGTCGACAGCAGTTCAGGGTGGGTTGATGCTGTGTGTGGTGCACTTTTTCCTACAAAAGGCAGTTTAACATCATGGTCTTTGGCACAGGGTGACAGGGTTTTGAACCGCAGCTCAGTCAGTTTCTAGCTGTGTGACATCAAGATATTCACTTAACATCCCTGTGCCTTAGTCTTTCCAAATGATCACAGCAACAAGTGCTTTCAGGAGGCTGGAGGAGTGGGCTCACCTGCTGACAGCAAGAGCAGCTGTCTGGTACCCTTCCGCACTGCCTTGTCCTGCCTGCTCCCCTACCCACACACTCCTGAAGCTCCTTATTGGGCTCATAGCGCTCTGCTTTCTGATCTCAGTAGTGGCTTTGCAGCAGGGAGTGGAGTAGCCAGGGACCAAAGTCTAGTGGTCAGTTGGTGCAGCTTCCAAAATAAGAACTAGGGTGTGCACTGTTGTCCCGGGACTGCCATGAcaaatttcacaaacttggagggttAAACTGTAGGAATCTATTATCATGTAATCTGGAGGCCAGAAATCTGCAAAGGTCAGGTGTCGGCAGGGGTCACGTCCCTCTGTGGCTCTACGGACCAGTCCCTCCTTGCCTCTCCCAACTTTGGGTGACTCCCAGCATCTTTGATCTGTGGCCGCGTCCCTCCAGCTCTGCCTGCATGGTCACTAGATGTAGGGCTCACCCAGATAATCCAGGTGAACTCCTCTCAAGATGTTCCCCTACATCTGCAAGgatctttttttccaaataacattttcagttccagggACTTGAGTAGACATAGCTTCAGGAGATTGCCCTTCGACTCGCTGCAGATTAGGACTGGGAACAGCCCCACTTTCTTCTCAGCTCCCCACACCCCTCAGTTCCCCTGTCCTAAGCAGGCAGCTCACTGAGTCCCTTGGGGGCTGCCTTGGGAATTCAGGTTAATCTCAGGCTCTCTGTGACAGCCCCTGAGCTTCTCAGTGGCTTTCACCTCCGTGCAGGCCTTGTGTGTAGGTGATCTGCCTGCTCAGCACTCGGGTCAGCCGGAGAATCCTGTGGGGGTCAGGGGTGCTCCCCAAACTTCCAGTAAGTCTTGTTCTTTCCCGCCAGATCTGCACGCAGCCTTCAGCATCATATGTGATAATGTGGGGAAAGACTGGAGGAGACTGGCTCGTCACCTTGGAGTTTCTGACGCCAGGATCGATGGAATTGAGGAGCGATACCCCCGCAACCTGGCAGAGCGGGTGCGGGAGTCACTGAGAGTGTGGAAGAGCAGCGAGCGGGAGAAGGCCACAGTGGCCGGCTTGGTCGAGGCGCTCAGGGCCTGTCGGATGAACCTGGTGGCTGACCTCGTGGAGGAGGAGCAGCTGGCCCGGCGGCTCCAAAACGGGAGTGAGGCTGTGTCCCCAGTGCAGTGGGACTCAGACGCTCACAACTCAGAAGCTCCTTGATGGGGCTGCCGTTCTCCTTGGGGATCATGGGACTTGATTCTCTGTACCATGCCCAGCACTGGGCAGTCCCGTCAGGAGCCAGGCAGAGGGCTCCCCCTCAGAGCCATGCTGCAGCTTCACAGTTAAAGCTGCGTTTCCTGAGACCTTCCTCTGCCAGGCGGGGCCTGGAATGCAGGTGAGGAGGGGGCTTCTGACATCTTCACTCAGGGAGTGCCAACCAGAGACTCGCAGCTTTGGGCACAAAGGCACTCGTTCGGACTGCAGTTCTACCTGTTATTCTTCAGGTGAAGAAAGGGGCTGGAGGGAGGTCAGAACCGGGACAGCGCACCTGGCTCCAGAGAACGGCCTCCTAACCAGCGTGTCCCACTGCTGACTCCACCGTGGACAAAAGGCACATTTGGTCCCATTCTTTGAGGCGACAGGGTAGACCTGGACACCAGCAGGAGTGCTGTCCTGGTCCAGGAGTCAGGACACCTGGCTGACCACAGTGACGCCTGTGGGGTGCTCCCAGGAACTGGTGCACAGCCGGGCTCCGCAAGGGTCGGTTCTCGTGAGGAGCTGGTTCCCAGGTCACAGGTGGCTGTTCTGTGTCAGAATTACCATCCACGTGGTCATTGGCCTAGCAAGGGGCAAGACCCTGGACTTCCAAAGCCCTCCACTGAAGCCAGTGCCTTTACCTGGAGCCCTCCAGGCGCCTCTGGAAACCCAGTTAGGTCAAGAGCCTTTTTCCTGAAAAGGTCACGTCACAAAGAGCTCCCACTCCTGCCGATGACTTTCTCTTGTCACGTATTCTGAGGGGTCGGTCCAGCTGGTGTCAGCAGCTCGTCCTGGGCGCTGCCTGTGGAAATGGCGGCAGGATTATCTAATAGCTCGCTCACCACTAGCCAGAGTATTGATCTAAGCAAAAGGTGATCTGCAGAAGGCAGGTCTGCCACCTGTGGGACCTGCCTGCGCCTGCCAGACATTGCTATGGTTCTGGAACGTCCCCCAGGAGCTCACGTTGAAGACTGTTAGCAGTGTCCAGGAGTGGTGCTTTTACCAGGAAGGGGTCGGCCAGGCGTGTGGCGCAGGCCTGTCATCCCAAGGACTTGGTGGCGGAGGCAGGGTTGGAagc
Encoded proteins:
- the Fadd gene encoding FAS-associated death domain protein, with translation MDPFRVLLHSVSADLSSGELTELKFLCQGLVGKRKLERVQRGHELFEVLLEQKDLEAEHTGLLRDLLASLRRHDLLQRLDDFEAGAAAGAAQEEADLHAAFSIICDNVGKDWRRLARHLGVSDARIDGIEERYPRNLAERVRESLRVWKSSEREKATVAGLVEALRACRMNLVADLVEEEQLARRLQNGSEAVSPVQWDSDAHNSEAP